The Palaemon carinicauda isolate YSFRI2023 chromosome 43, ASM3689809v2, whole genome shotgun sequence genome window below encodes:
- the LOC137633874 gene encoding uncharacterized protein, translating to MMRQAPRRARGTLLRGEQEATGPEESKRRALKQDPRSARGDRPRGEQEATGPEESKRRGPNTGPEESKRLALTQALRRAREQEATGSEESKRRAVTQAPRRARGERPRGEQESGPNTDPEDSKRATGPEESTRRALTQAPRRARGPPRRARGDSPVERKRWAVTQPPRRARGDRPRREQEAGRNTGPKESKRRQPRGEQEAGPNTGPEENKRRALSQAPTRARGDRPRGEQEATGPE from the exons ATGatgcgacaggccccgaggagagcaagaggcacgCT GCTTCGAGGAGAGCAGGAGGCGACAGGCCCGGAGGaaagcaagaggcgggccctaaaaCAGGACCCGAGGAgtgcaagaggcgacaggccccgaggagagcaagaggcgacaggccccgaagAGAGCAAGAGGcggggccctaacacaggccccgaggagagcaagaggctggCCCTAACACAGGCCTTGAGGAGAGCAAGAG agcaagaggcgacaggctcCGAGGAGAgtaagaggcgggccgtaacacaggccccgaggagagcaagaggcgagaggccccgaggagagcaggaGTCGGGCCCTAACACAGACCCAGAGGATAGCAAGagggcgacaggccccgaggagagcacgaggcgggccctaacacaggctccgaggagagcaagagg gcccccaaggagagcaagaggcgacagccCCGTGGAGAGGAAGAGGTGGGCCGTAACACAgcccccgaggagagcaagaggcgacaggccccgaagagagcaagaggcgggccgtaacacaggccccaaggagagcaagaggcgacagccccgaggagagcaagaggcgggccctaacacaggccccgaggagaacAAGAGGCGGGCCCTATCACAGGCCCCGActagagcaagaggcgacaggccccgaggagagcaagaggcgacaggccccgagtaG
- the LOC137633875 gene encoding cell growth-regulating nucleolar protein-like — MPQGEQEAGRNTGPKKRKRQAVTRTQGEQEAGRNTGPKERKRRAAQGEQEEGPNTGPQGEEEAGRNTGPKESKRAGLNTGHKGEKEAGRNTGPKESKRRAVTQAPKTERGGPPQGEQEAGRNTGPKESKRQALTQAPKKSKRRAVTQALRRPRGRP; from the exons atgccccaaggagagcaggaggcgggccgtaacacagggcccaagaagaggaagaggcaggccgtaacacgGACCCAAGGAGAGCAGGaagcgggccgtaacacaggccccaaggagaggaagaggcgggcc gcccaaggagagcaagaggagggccctaacacaggcccccaaggagaggaagaggcgggccgtaacacaggccccaaggagagcaagagggcGGGCCTTAACACAGGCCACAAAGGAGAGAAAGAGGctggccgtaacacaggccccaaggagagcaagaggcgggccgtaacacaggccccaaagACAgaaagaggcgggcc GCctcaaggagagcaagaggcgggccgtaacacaggccctaaggagagcaagaggcaggccctaacacaggccccaaagaagagcaagaggcgggccgtaacacaggccctaAGGAGACCAAGAGgcaggccctaa